Proteins encoded by one window of Kribbella italica:
- a CDS encoding MerR family transcriptional regulator, with protein MVTWPETVRAREAGDSAMGEHMQIGEVADRVKLSLRTIRHYEEVGLVPPSARTKGGFRLYTEADVQRLLLIRRMKPLGFTLEEMADVLDLLDGLSADATPADRDALLDRLTMYREAAGQRIDALREQLDVAVNFADKLQEHLDLHSSRRIRTEQ; from the coding sequence GTGGTCACCTGGCCGGAAACCGTCAGGGCCAGGGAGGCAGGGGACAGCGCGATGGGTGAGCACATGCAGATCGGCGAGGTCGCCGACCGGGTCAAGCTCAGCCTGCGCACGATCCGCCACTACGAAGAAGTCGGACTCGTCCCGCCATCGGCACGCACCAAAGGCGGCTTCCGCCTCTACACCGAGGCCGACGTGCAGCGTCTGCTGCTGATCCGCAGGATGAAACCGCTTGGGTTCACCCTCGAGGAGATGGCCGACGTCCTCGACCTGCTCGACGGCCTGTCCGCCGACGCCACGCCGGCCGACCGGGACGCCCTCCTGGACCGGCTGACGATGTACCGCGAGGCCGCCGGCCAGCGCATCGACGCGCTGCGCGAACAGCTCGACGTCGCCGTCAACTTCGCCGACAAGCTGCAGGAGCACCTCGATCTACACTCCTCAAGACGGATTCGGACCGAGCAGTAG
- a CDS encoding MFS transporter, whose amino-acid sequence MDPDEPRRSRWILALVCAAQFVVVLDLSVVNVALPTIATDLQFRAGDVSWVANGYALTFGGLLLLGGRLADLYGHRTVFIAGLAVFMTASLLGGLATTPALLVGARAVQGIGAAILAPATLTILTTTFTEGPPRTRALVVYGAVGSIGGAAGNVLGGLITETISWRWILLINVPIGAGALLLATKVLPAGIRGPSVRPRLDVPGACLATIGVAALTWGVTQAEATSWNHPSSYLSLIIGAVAVAAFVLVETRFAAAPLIPFRLFRTRTVALGNFIVLLAGACFQIPMWYFLSFYFQEVLNYNALQTGLAFLPHTLLGIGLGLRLTPILMRRFEPRTLVAIGALIDSAAFVWQSRITADSTYLSGVLGPAVVLSIGGAFFFTPITSVVMARVPRHDTGAVSGIMNTAKQVGGALGLALILLLVHHQGAAISNYGRAFLAIAGLLAAIAALAALLPSTRDTDSATPSTSRP is encoded by the coding sequence ATGGACCCCGACGAACCCCGCCGATCGCGGTGGATCCTGGCACTGGTCTGCGCCGCACAATTCGTCGTTGTGCTCGACCTGTCGGTCGTAAACGTCGCACTCCCGACCATCGCCACCGACCTGCAGTTCCGCGCCGGCGACGTCTCCTGGGTCGCCAACGGCTACGCCCTCACCTTCGGCGGACTGCTCCTGCTCGGCGGCCGACTGGCCGACCTCTACGGCCACCGCACCGTCTTCATCGCCGGCCTCGCCGTCTTCATGACCGCCAGCCTGCTCGGCGGCCTGGCCACCACCCCAGCACTCCTCGTCGGTGCCCGCGCCGTCCAGGGCATCGGCGCCGCGATCCTCGCACCGGCAACGCTCACGATCTTGACCACGACCTTCACCGAAGGGCCGCCCCGCACCCGGGCGCTGGTCGTGTACGGCGCGGTCGGCTCGATCGGCGGCGCCGCCGGCAACGTCCTCGGCGGCCTCATCACCGAAACCATTTCGTGGCGCTGGATCCTGCTCATCAACGTCCCGATCGGCGCCGGCGCACTGCTCCTCGCAACGAAGGTTCTCCCGGCCGGCATCCGAGGACCCTCAGTGCGCCCTCGGCTCGACGTTCCTGGGGCCTGCCTGGCCACCATCGGAGTCGCCGCGCTGACCTGGGGCGTCACCCAGGCGGAAGCCACATCCTGGAACCACCCCAGCAGCTACCTCAGCCTCATCATCGGCGCGGTGGCGGTCGCCGCCTTCGTCCTGGTCGAGACCAGATTCGCGGCCGCTCCGCTGATCCCGTTCCGGCTTTTCCGCACCCGGACCGTGGCCCTCGGCAACTTCATCGTCCTGCTCGCCGGCGCCTGTTTCCAGATACCGATGTGGTACTTCCTCAGCTTCTACTTCCAAGAAGTCCTCAACTACAACGCACTTCAGACCGGCCTCGCGTTCCTGCCCCACACCCTGCTCGGCATCGGCCTAGGGCTGCGCCTGACACCGATCCTCATGCGGCGCTTCGAACCGCGCACCCTCGTCGCCATCGGAGCACTCATCGACTCCGCCGCGTTCGTCTGGCAGAGCCGGATCACCGCTGACAGCACCTACCTGTCCGGCGTTCTCGGACCAGCCGTAGTCCTCAGCATCGGTGGAGCCTTCTTTTTCACCCCCATCACCTCCGTCGTCATGGCCCGCGTTCCCCGCCACGACACCGGAGCCGTCTCAGGAATCATGAACACCGCCAAACAGGTCGGCGGCGCACTCGGCCTTGCCCTCATCCTCCTGCTCGTCCACCACCAAGGCGCGGCGATCTCCAACTACGGCCGCGCCTTCCTGGCGATCGCCGGTCTCTTGGCTGCCATCGCGGCACTCGCTGCCCTCCTGCCATCGACTCGAGACACCGACAGTGCGACGCCAAGCACGAGCCGCCCGTAG
- a CDS encoding TSUP family transporter yields the protein MIVALGLGVVIGALLGLLGGGGSILAVPALVYAVGQPLSAAVPTSLIVVGLSSTTAVLPRLRQRGQIAWRIAGVFGAAGTATAFAGTTVNKLLPPSVVLLGFAALMIAAAIQMLRGSGTTGGSCALPGGGVNWRSCLPKAIASGAVVGFLTGLFGVGGGFLIIPALTLLLGLSMATAVGTSLVIIVINSTAGVAAHAHTGGLHLDPGVTIAFTGAAIAALVTIQTLLTTI from the coding sequence GTGATCGTCGCGCTCGGGCTCGGTGTCGTCATCGGCGCCCTGCTCGGGCTGCTCGGGGGCGGCGGATCAATCCTCGCCGTCCCGGCGCTGGTTTACGCCGTCGGGCAGCCCTTGTCCGCAGCTGTGCCGACCTCGCTGATCGTGGTCGGGTTGTCATCGACCACCGCCGTCCTGCCACGGTTACGTCAGCGGGGCCAGATTGCGTGGCGGATCGCGGGGGTGTTCGGAGCCGCAGGCACTGCAACGGCTTTCGCTGGAACAACCGTCAACAAGCTCCTGCCGCCGAGCGTCGTGCTGCTCGGATTCGCCGCGCTGATGATCGCCGCCGCGATCCAGATGCTGCGCGGATCAGGCACCACCGGCGGATCCTGCGCGCTGCCCGGCGGCGGCGTGAACTGGCGCAGTTGCCTGCCCAAAGCCATCGCCTCCGGCGCCGTCGTCGGGTTCCTCACCGGCCTGTTCGGAGTCGGCGGCGGCTTCCTCATCATCCCCGCCCTCACCCTGCTCCTCGGCCTGTCCATGGCCACCGCCGTCGGCACCTCACTGGTCATCATCGTCATCAACTCCACCGCCGGCGTCGCAGCCCACGCCCACACCGGCGGCCTCCACCTCGACCCAGGTGTCACCATCGCCTTCACCGGCGCGGCCATCGCCGCCCTGGTCACCATCCAAACCCTGCTCACTACGATCTGA
- a CDS encoding MBL fold metallo-hydrolase: MGIDIEVIETSSLGDRSYLASDGEVAVVVDPQRDIDRILSLAERKGVRITHVLETHIHNDYVTGGLELARVTGATYVVGAGDEVGFERLAVSDGDRISTGSIRLQVIHTPGHTHHHVAYALRGSNGDGDGDGEIQAVFTGGSMLFGATGRTDLLGPEHTDDLTHAQFHSVRRLAAELPGTADVLPTHGFGSFCSATPTSGDSSTVAEQQATNPALTLAEQDYVDTLLAGLDVYPAYYAHMGVINTRGPEPVDLSLPEPVDADELRRRLEAGEWVVDLRERTAFAAGHLAGSLAFELSTNFVTYLGWLYTYGTPLTLIGDTEDQVADARRELVRIGIDALSGAAVGDITALSGGRPLRSYPVTDFAGLAEARKERDVQVIDARRNDERAKSSVTDSIHIPLHELADRLGEVPDGEVWVYCGSGYRASIAASVLDRHGHPVVLINDAYDHAEDADLPQS, from the coding sequence ATGGGCATCGACATCGAGGTGATCGAGACTTCGTCCCTGGGCGATCGCAGCTATCTGGCCAGCGATGGTGAGGTCGCGGTCGTGGTCGACCCGCAACGCGACATCGACCGGATCCTGAGCCTCGCCGAACGCAAAGGCGTGCGGATCACTCATGTGCTGGAAACCCATATCCACAACGACTATGTCACCGGCGGCCTGGAGTTGGCGCGAGTAACCGGCGCGACCTACGTCGTCGGTGCAGGAGACGAGGTCGGCTTCGAGCGGCTCGCGGTCAGCGACGGTGATCGGATCAGCACCGGATCGATCCGGCTGCAGGTGATCCACACCCCCGGGCACACTCACCACCACGTCGCCTACGCACTGCGCGGCAGCAACGGCGACGGTGACGGCGACGGCGAGATACAGGCCGTGTTCACCGGCGGGTCGATGCTGTTCGGGGCGACCGGCCGCACAGACCTGCTCGGGCCCGAGCACACCGACGACCTGACCCACGCGCAGTTCCACTCGGTACGGCGCCTGGCCGCGGAACTGCCCGGGACCGCCGATGTGCTGCCGACGCACGGGTTTGGGAGCTTCTGCTCAGCGACCCCGACCAGCGGCGACTCCTCGACCGTGGCCGAACAACAGGCCACCAACCCGGCCCTCACGCTGGCCGAACAGGACTACGTCGACACGCTGCTTGCGGGCCTGGACGTCTACCCGGCGTACTACGCGCACATGGGCGTCATCAACACGCGCGGCCCGGAACCGGTCGACCTGTCGTTGCCCGAGCCGGTTGACGCCGACGAGCTGCGCCGCCGTTTGGAGGCAGGCGAATGGGTGGTCGACCTGCGCGAACGGACCGCGTTCGCCGCCGGGCACCTGGCCGGATCGCTGGCCTTCGAGCTGTCCACCAACTTCGTCACCTACCTCGGCTGGCTCTACACCTACGGCACCCCGCTGACCCTGATCGGGGACACCGAAGACCAGGTCGCCGACGCGCGCCGCGAACTCGTCCGGATCGGCATCGATGCCCTGTCAGGCGCGGCGGTCGGTGACATCACCGCCCTGTCCGGAGGACGGCCGTTGCGGTCCTATCCGGTCACCGACTTCGCCGGCCTGGCCGAAGCCCGCAAGGAACGCGACGTGCAGGTGATCGATGCCCGCCGCAACGACGAACGCGCCAAGAGCAGCGTCACCGACTCCATCCACATCCCGCTGCACGAACTCGCCGACCGTCTCGGCGAGGTTCCCGACGGCGAGGTCTGGGTGTACTGCGGCTCCGGCTACCGGGCCTCCATCGCCGCCTCCGTCCTCGACCGGCACGGCCATCCCGTCGTACTCATCAACGACGCCTACGACCACGCCGAGGACGCCGACCTGCCCCAGTCGTGA
- a CDS encoding class I SAM-dependent methyltransferase — translation MTGNNLQHPRFARAFARLVCSMDRRGGTAHRRELLTGLSGRVIEVGAGTGANFAHYPATVTEVVAVEPDDHLRSLALQAAHNADVTVHVVAGDAEHLPTDGGDFDAAVMSLVLCSVPDQTTALAEAHRALRPGGQLRYYEHVRSTNHLIAALEDAITPLWSRAAGGCHPNRDTTAAIQAAGLDIEDHRRFGFTGLAHVLGKATRQ, via the coding sequence ATGACAGGCAACAACCTGCAACACCCACGTTTCGCGCGCGCGTTCGCCCGGCTGGTCTGCTCCATGGACCGCCGCGGCGGCACCGCGCACCGCCGCGAACTCCTCACCGGGCTGTCCGGCCGCGTGATCGAGGTCGGCGCCGGAACCGGCGCGAACTTCGCCCACTACCCCGCCACAGTCACCGAAGTCGTCGCCGTCGAACCCGACGACCACCTCCGCAGCCTCGCACTCCAAGCCGCCCACAACGCCGACGTGACCGTGCACGTCGTCGCCGGCGACGCCGAACACCTCCCCACCGACGGCGGAGACTTCGACGCCGCCGTGATGAGCCTGGTGCTGTGCAGCGTCCCCGACCAGACCACCGCACTGGCCGAAGCCCACCGCGCACTACGCCCCGGCGGGCAACTGCGCTACTACGAACACGTCCGCTCCACCAATCACCTGATCGCAGCCCTCGAAGACGCCATCACGCCCCTGTGGTCACGAGCCGCGGGCGGCTGCCACCCCAACCGCGACACCACCGCAGCAATCCAGGCCGCCGGGCTCGACATCGAAGACCACCGCAGATTCGGATTCACCGGACTCGCACACGTCCTCGGCAAAGCCACGCGACAGTAA
- a CDS encoding SulP family inorganic anion transporter, with the protein MTSLAPESATPEPAQFPNEADITSVRAALRSPRRLRIEVLGGLVVALALIPEAISFSIIAGVDPRVGLFASFTMAVSIAFLGGRPAMISAATGAVALVIAPVMRDHGFEYFIATVILAGILQVVLGVLGVARLMRFIPRSVMVGFVNALAILIFLAQIPHLTHVPWLVYPLVAAGIVVMVFLPRITKAVPAPLVAILAVTIFVAITSVTVPTVGDEGQLPDSLPSLFWPDVPWNLDTLRIIAPYAVAMALVGLLESLMTAKLVDDVTDTHSPKTREAWGQGVSNVITGFFGGMGGCAMIGQTMINVKASGARTRISTFLAGVFLLILVVGLGDLVGDIPMAALVAVMVMVSVGTLDWHSIHPKTLRRMPRSETLVMLSTVIVVVITHNLAIGVIVGVIVAMILFARRVAHFTTVKDVAHPDEDTKVYAVTGELFFASSNDLVYQFDYRGDPVNVIIDMTDSHIWDASTVATLDAITTKYARYGKTVQIVGLNASSAERHERLAGKLGGGH; encoded by the coding sequence ATGACCTCGCTGGCGCCCGAGTCAGCCACGCCCGAACCCGCCCAGTTCCCCAACGAGGCCGACATCACGTCGGTCCGCGCCGCGTTGCGTTCCCCGCGCCGGCTGCGGATCGAGGTGCTCGGCGGCCTGGTCGTCGCACTCGCGCTGATCCCGGAGGCGATCAGCTTCTCGATCATCGCCGGCGTCGACCCCCGCGTCGGACTGTTCGCCTCGTTCACGATGGCCGTCTCGATCGCGTTCCTCGGCGGCCGACCCGCGATGATCTCGGCCGCCACCGGCGCGGTCGCGCTGGTGATCGCGCCGGTGATGCGCGACCACGGCTTCGAGTACTTCATCGCCACCGTCATCCTGGCCGGGATCCTGCAGGTGGTCCTCGGCGTGCTCGGCGTGGCCCGGCTGATGCGGTTCATCCCGCGCTCGGTGATGGTCGGCTTCGTCAACGCCCTCGCGATCCTCATCTTCCTCGCGCAGATCCCACACCTGACCCACGTCCCCTGGCTGGTCTACCCGCTGGTCGCGGCCGGGATCGTCGTCATGGTGTTCCTGCCACGCATCACCAAGGCCGTTCCCGCGCCGCTGGTCGCGATCCTGGCCGTCACGATCTTCGTCGCGATCACGTCGGTGACCGTGCCGACCGTCGGCGACGAAGGACAGCTCCCCGATAGCCTCCCGTCGCTGTTCTGGCCCGACGTGCCGTGGAACCTCGACACGCTGCGCATCATCGCGCCGTACGCCGTGGCGATGGCGCTGGTCGGGCTGCTGGAGTCGCTGATGACCGCCAAGCTCGTCGACGACGTCACCGACACCCACTCACCCAAGACCCGCGAAGCCTGGGGACAGGGCGTCTCGAACGTCATCACCGGCTTCTTCGGCGGCATGGGCGGCTGCGCGATGATCGGCCAGACGATGATCAACGTGAAGGCCTCCGGCGCCCGAACCCGGATCTCGACCTTCCTGGCCGGCGTCTTCTTGCTGATCCTCGTCGTCGGCCTCGGCGACCTGGTCGGCGACATCCCCATGGCCGCGCTCGTCGCCGTCATGGTCATGGTGTCGGTCGGCACTCTGGACTGGCACAGCATCCACCCCAAGACCCTGCGCCGGATGCCGCGCAGCGAAACCCTCGTCATGCTCTCGACCGTGATCGTGGTGGTCATCACCCACAACCTCGCCATCGGCGTGATCGTCGGGGTCATCGTCGCGATGATCCTGTTCGCCCGCCGCGTCGCCCACTTCACCACCGTCAAGGACGTCGCGCACCCCGACGAGGACACCAAGGTCTACGCGGTCACCGGCGAGCTGTTCTTTGCTTCCAGCAATGATCTGGTCTACCAGTTCGACTACCGCGGCGATCCGGTCAACGTCATCATCGACATGACCGACTCCCACATCTGGGACGCCTCCACCGTCGCCACCCTGGACGCGATCACCACCAAGTACGCCCGCTACGGCAAAACCGTGCAGATCGTCGGCCTCAACGCCTCCAGCGCCGAACGCCACGAGCGCCTCGCCGGCAAACTCGGCGGCGGGCACTGA
- the crcB gene encoding fluoride efflux transporter CrcB, producing MTWLMVIAGAVIGAPLRYLIDRGIQTRHRTPFPWGTLAVNLIACAGLGFLTGAATVAAVPPGLQHLVGPGLCATLSTYSTFSYETVRLVETGHRVTAIANAIGSTLAGIGFALLGSLLAGAVLAR from the coding sequence GTGACCTGGCTGATGGTCATCGCCGGCGCCGTGATCGGAGCACCTTTGCGGTACCTGATCGACCGCGGCATCCAGACCCGCCACCGCACGCCGTTCCCGTGGGGAACGCTCGCGGTGAATCTGATCGCCTGCGCCGGCCTCGGTTTTCTGACCGGCGCCGCGACCGTCGCCGCGGTACCGCCAGGTCTGCAGCACCTGGTCGGGCCGGGCCTGTGCGCGACGCTCAGTACTTACTCCACGTTCTCCTACGAAACTGTCCGGCTCGTCGAGACAGGGCACAGAGTGACCGCCATCGCCAACGCGATCGGCAGCACGCTGGCCGGGATCGGGTTCGCCCTCCTGGGCTCGCTTCTTGCTGGCGCGGTCCTCGCCCGCTGA
- a CDS encoding metal-sensitive transcriptional regulator, with product MDSQLMKDPLTRLKRAQGQLGAVIAMIEEGDECERVLTQLAAVSSALDRAGFKIISTGMRHCQALRERGEEPPLTEEQLEKLFLALA from the coding sequence ATGGACAGCCAGTTGATGAAGGACCCGTTGACGCGGCTCAAGCGCGCGCAGGGGCAGCTCGGCGCGGTGATTGCGATGATCGAGGAAGGCGACGAGTGTGAGCGGGTGCTGACTCAGCTTGCCGCTGTGTCGAGCGCGCTGGACCGGGCCGGGTTCAAGATCATTTCCACCGGGATGCGGCACTGCCAGGCGCTGCGCGAGCGGGGCGAGGAGCCGCCGCTGACCGAGGAGCAGCTCGAGAAACTGTTCCTCGCCCTGGCCTGA
- a CDS encoding TetR/AcrR family transcriptional regulator, with product MRGPGAHHDDRRREIADAVLGVVADGGLAAVSLTEVAARAGVSAGRVQHYFPSKDRLIEAAFERGNALSGARIRDLVGVQDLGAADPRLVLATVLGELLPYDEVTRVHLRVRQFFNAQALADPAIAERTQRLYAAFHRDLAALVERAAPELAGRARDVAVRLAALTEGLAYYVLIDAYSATDARARLQAELADVLG from the coding sequence TTGCGGGGTCCTGGAGCACATCATGACGACCGTCGGCGAGAGATCGCCGACGCGGTGCTTGGGGTGGTCGCTGATGGTGGTCTGGCGGCGGTGTCGCTGACCGAGGTGGCCGCGCGTGCGGGGGTGTCGGCGGGACGGGTGCAGCACTATTTCCCGTCGAAGGACAGGCTGATCGAGGCGGCGTTCGAGCGGGGCAACGCGTTGAGCGGGGCGCGGATCCGCGACCTGGTCGGGGTCCAGGATCTTGGCGCTGCCGATCCGCGGTTGGTGCTGGCGACGGTGCTGGGGGAGTTGCTGCCGTACGACGAGGTGACGCGGGTGCATCTGCGGGTGCGGCAGTTCTTCAACGCCCAGGCGCTGGCCGATCCGGCGATCGCCGAGCGTACTCAGCGGTTGTACGCGGCGTTCCACCGTGATCTAGCGGCCCTGGTCGAGCGGGCCGCGCCTGAGTTGGCCGGCCGCGCCCGTGATGTCGCGGTCCGGTTGGCCGCGCTGACGGAGGGACTTGCGTACTACGTGCTGATCGATGCCTACAGCGCAACCGATGCCCGCGCGCGACTGCAGGCCGAGTTGGCCGACGTGCTGGGGTGA
- a CDS encoding rhodanese-like domain-containing protein produces MTVREIEVQEFAVRETAGQVVDVRSADEYAGGHVPGAVNIPLDDLPGRVGELSGAGPVYVVCQSGRRSQQGAEILNQAGVDATSVAGGTGGWIEAGHPVHTGDETGS; encoded by the coding sequence ATGACTGTTCGCGAGATCGAGGTTCAGGAGTTCGCCGTACGTGAGACCGCCGGGCAGGTGGTCGATGTGCGGTCGGCCGACGAGTACGCCGGTGGGCACGTGCCGGGAGCGGTGAACATCCCGCTCGACGACCTGCCCGGCCGGGTCGGCGAACTGTCCGGCGCTGGACCGGTCTATGTGGTGTGCCAGTCAGGACGCCGCAGCCAGCAAGGCGCCGAAATCCTCAACCAGGCCGGTGTCGATGCGACCTCGGTCGCGGGTGGTACCGGCGGGTGGATCGAGGCCGGCCACCCGGTCCATACCGGCGACGAGACGGGGAGCTGA
- the crcB gene encoding fluoride efflux transporter CrcB — protein sequence MIALGGAAGACARYGATVLWPVVPGTFPWTTFWINVIGSATLGVLMVVLTERAAAPHPLVRPFLGTGVLGGFTTFSTFAVDAQQLLSHRHLATALLYVVTTLVAGGIAVWIAAGIARRSVRGGSRRSHT from the coding sequence ATGATCGCGTTGGGCGGAGCCGCCGGTGCTTGCGCCCGCTACGGCGCAACCGTGTTGTGGCCAGTCGTCCCGGGCACGTTTCCGTGGACAACGTTCTGGATCAACGTGATCGGAAGCGCCACGCTCGGCGTACTGATGGTCGTCCTGACCGAACGCGCGGCCGCACCTCACCCACTGGTGCGGCCGTTCCTCGGCACCGGCGTCCTCGGCGGGTTCACCACCTTCTCGACCTTCGCGGTGGACGCGCAGCAACTTCTGAGCCACCGGCATCTCGCGACCGCACTGCTCTACGTCGTCACCACACTGGTCGCCGGCGGCATCGCGGTGTGGATTGCTGCAGGAATCGCCCGCCGATCTGTCCGGGGCGGATCGCGCAGGAGTCACACGTGA